The proteins below are encoded in one region of Microbacterium pygmaeum:
- a CDS encoding TrkH family potassium uptake protein produces MEFFRDLTQRSPARFAILIYLSLILVFTGLFSLPFAAEDGRVTPFADAFFTAVSTICVTGLATVDMATHWSPFGHVLVFIGVQIGALGVLTLASILGLVISRRLGLRAKLIAAGDTNPLRTHGGPVNEGQTVQLGQIGGLLATVALSTLVIEAIIAVLLYPGLLIAGVEWHVALWEAPYYAAMSFTNTGFTPNPEGLVPFEHNYYFLTILMAGVFLGSIGFPVIYALRQHLFSVRKWSLHVKLTLITTIALFFAGGVVFLILEYDNLLTLGTQDAWDTTFQAFFLSAMTRSGGFAILDVGELNGSSLLVGCMLMFVGGGSASTAGGIKVTTLAVIALAVWSEAKGRQSNQVFGRRIPSDVLRVALSVVAWGATIVALSTIVITQLTKADLGRVLFDVISGFATVGLSTGLTAELPDPGIYVMAITIIMGRVGTVTLAAAVAASSRSQLYSLPVERPIVG; encoded by the coding sequence ATGGAGTTCTTCCGTGATCTGACCCAGCGCTCGCCCGCGCGATTCGCGATCCTGATCTACCTCTCACTCATCCTGGTCTTCACGGGACTCTTCTCACTCCCCTTCGCCGCCGAGGACGGACGCGTGACGCCCTTCGCCGACGCGTTCTTCACCGCCGTCTCCACGATCTGCGTGACCGGTCTCGCGACCGTCGACATGGCCACGCACTGGTCGCCGTTCGGGCACGTCCTGGTGTTCATCGGCGTGCAGATCGGAGCCTTGGGCGTGCTGACCCTCGCCTCGATCCTCGGGCTCGTGATCTCCCGCCGGCTGGGACTGCGGGCCAAGCTCATCGCGGCGGGCGACACCAACCCGCTGCGCACCCACGGGGGCCCGGTCAACGAGGGCCAGACGGTGCAACTCGGGCAGATCGGCGGGCTGCTCGCAACGGTCGCGCTCTCGACGCTCGTCATCGAGGCGATCATCGCCGTCCTGCTGTATCCGGGCCTGCTCATCGCCGGCGTCGAGTGGCACGTCGCCCTCTGGGAGGCCCCCTACTACGCGGCGATGTCGTTCACGAACACCGGGTTCACGCCGAACCCGGAGGGACTGGTCCCCTTCGAGCACAACTACTACTTCCTGACGATCCTGATGGCCGGGGTCTTCCTCGGCTCCATCGGCTTCCCGGTCATCTACGCGCTGCGCCAGCACTTGTTCTCGGTGCGCAAATGGTCGCTGCACGTGAAGCTCACCCTGATCACCACGATCGCGCTCTTCTTCGCGGGCGGCGTGGTGTTCCTGATCCTCGAGTACGACAACCTGCTCACCCTGGGCACCCAGGACGCGTGGGACACGACGTTCCAGGCGTTCTTCCTGTCGGCCATGACACGCTCCGGCGGCTTCGCCATCCTCGACGTCGGCGAGCTGAACGGCTCCAGCCTGCTCGTGGGCTGCATGCTGATGTTCGTCGGCGGCGGCTCGGCCTCCACCGCCGGCGGCATCAAAGTGACGACCCTGGCGGTGATCGCCCTGGCAGTCTGGTCCGAGGCGAAGGGTCGTCAGTCGAACCAGGTGTTCGGCCGCCGCATCCCGAGCGACGTGCTCCGAGTCGCGCTGTCGGTCGTCGCCTGGGGCGCGACGATCGTCGCGCTGTCGACGATCGTGATCACCCAGCTCACCAAGGCCGACCTCGGTCGGGTCCTCTTCGACGTCATCTCGGGCTTCGCCACCGTCGGCCTGTCGACGGGGCTCACCGCGGAGCTTCCCGACCCCGGCATCTACGTGATGGCGATCACGATCATCATGGGTCGCGTTGGTACAGTGACTCTCGCCGCGGCCGTGGCCGCGTCAAGCCGTTCGCAGCTGTACTCGCTGCCCGTGGAAAGGCCCATCGTTGGTTGA
- a CDS encoding ArsR/SmtB family transcription factor yields the protein MADIFDVIADGTRRDILQLLLDRSASGERGTSVSHIVQQLGVSQPTVSKHLKVLREAQLVSVREEGQHRYYSLSSAPLDEIDDWLIPFLDDADDNADDGGSTLTESAAHAADVVGRAAATAKHAVTNAFKKKSGAR from the coding sequence ATGGCGGACATCTTCGACGTGATCGCGGACGGCACTCGCCGCGACATCCTGCAGCTGTTGCTCGATCGGTCCGCCTCGGGCGAGCGAGGTACGAGCGTTTCGCACATCGTGCAGCAGCTCGGAGTGAGCCAGCCGACGGTCTCCAAGCACCTCAAGGTGCTGCGCGAGGCACAGCTCGTATCGGTCCGCGAAGAAGGTCAGCACCGCTACTACAGCCTTTCCTCGGCGCCGTTGGACGAGATCGACGATTGGCTGATCCCCTTCCTCGACGACGCCGACGACAACGCCGATGACGGCGGTTCGACGCTGACCGAGTCCGCCGCCCACGCCGCCGATGTGGTGGGGCGTGCTGCCGCGACGGCCAAGCACGCCGTCACCAACGCCTTCAAGAAGAAGTCCGGCGCCCGCTAG
- a CDS encoding ThuA domain-containing protein, whose protein sequence is MTTSTTSPLRVTVWGENHHETSEGDRSAMAERYPEGMHGAIAAGLRELLGDEVAVRTATRDQPDHGLTDEVLDSTDVLTWWGHLRHDDIHDEIVEKVSQRVLDGMGLLVLHSAHFSKIFKKLMGTSCALAWRSTDDAELVWTVSPGHPIAEGIPHPIVIGAQEMYGEFFDVPAPDELIFISSFTGGEVFRSGCTWQRGKGRIFYFSPGDQDFPVYHHPDIKRVLANGVRWAAPRPGAAGAAQGVVSMPRPYFDGARLTGGWTEGQVDA, encoded by the coding sequence GTGACTACATCGACGACATCCCCGCTCCGCGTCACCGTCTGGGGCGAGAACCATCATGAGACCAGCGAGGGCGACCGGTCGGCGATGGCCGAGCGGTACCCCGAGGGCATGCACGGCGCGATCGCCGCGGGGCTGCGCGAGCTGCTGGGGGACGAGGTGGCGGTGCGCACCGCCACGCGCGACCAGCCGGACCACGGACTCACCGACGAGGTGCTCGACAGCACCGACGTCCTGACCTGGTGGGGCCACCTGCGTCACGACGACATCCACGACGAGATCGTCGAGAAGGTCTCCCAGCGTGTGCTGGATGGCATGGGGCTCCTCGTGCTGCACTCCGCCCACTTCTCCAAGATCTTCAAGAAGCTGATGGGCACCTCCTGCGCCCTGGCCTGGCGCAGTACCGATGACGCCGAGCTGGTGTGGACGGTCTCGCCCGGGCATCCGATCGCCGAAGGGATCCCGCATCCCATCGTGATCGGTGCGCAGGAGATGTACGGCGAGTTCTTCGACGTCCCTGCGCCAGACGAGCTGATCTTCATCTCGAGCTTCACTGGAGGCGAGGTGTTCCGCTCCGGCTGCACGTGGCAGCGCGGCAAAGGCCGGATCTTCTACTTCAGCCCCGGCGACCAGGACTTCCCCGTCTACCACCACCCCGACATCAAGCGGGTGCTGGCCAACGGCGTGCGATGGGCCGCCCCCAGACCGGGCGCCGCCGGAGCCGCCCAGGGAGTCGTCTCGATGCCGAGACCCTACTTCGACGGGGCGAGGCTCACCGGGGGCTGGACCGAGGGCCAGGTGGACGCATGA
- a CDS encoding Gfo/Idh/MocA family protein, translated as MSTTNRALRAGVVGLGWAGQQHMQAYAAHPDVELVALAGREADLMLQSGDEYGIEQSDRYADYRDLFEGTDLDVVSIATPTALHAPIAIDALNHGVHTLSEKPMAENAQKAREMVAAAEANDRVLDVSFNHRRRGDVKALKQIIDDGVLGEIYYAKAGWLRRSGIPGLGTWFTKSAMAGGGPMMDIGIHMLDMALHLLGEPEVETVSASTYAEFGPLGRGGSVYGAGILPAPDESVFEVEDLATAFVRLNGGATLLLETSWASYIQTDQISVTLYGSEGGAVLGNSPDGPYEQALTVFTDVKGQPAEITPLLLPGGGHGEAVDDFLAKVQSRAWASYRGAEYVTRAAVVDAAYESAARRREVVLRPGG; from the coding sequence ATGAGCACCACGAACAGGGCGCTGCGGGCGGGCGTGGTCGGCCTCGGCTGGGCGGGTCAACAGCACATGCAGGCCTATGCCGCCCATCCCGACGTCGAACTGGTCGCTCTGGCCGGCCGTGAGGCCGACCTGATGCTGCAGTCGGGCGACGAGTACGGCATCGAGCAGAGCGACCGCTATGCGGACTACCGGGATCTGTTCGAGGGCACCGATCTCGACGTCGTCAGCATCGCCACTCCCACTGCGTTGCACGCGCCGATCGCGATCGACGCGCTGAACCACGGCGTGCACACCCTCTCGGAGAAGCCGATGGCCGAGAACGCGCAGAAGGCGCGCGAGATGGTGGCGGCCGCCGAGGCGAACGACAGGGTGCTGGATGTCTCGTTCAACCACCGTCGCCGTGGCGACGTGAAGGCGCTGAAGCAGATCATCGACGATGGTGTCCTCGGCGAGATCTACTACGCCAAGGCGGGCTGGCTGCGCCGCTCGGGCATCCCGGGTCTGGGCACCTGGTTCACCAAGAGCGCCATGGCCGGTGGCGGACCCATGATGGACATCGGCATCCACATGCTGGACATGGCGCTGCACCTGCTCGGCGAACCCGAGGTGGAGACCGTCTCGGCCTCCACCTACGCCGAGTTCGGCCCGCTCGGCCGCGGCGGCAGCGTGTACGGCGCCGGCATCCTTCCCGCGCCCGACGAGTCGGTGTTCGAGGTCGAGGACCTGGCCACCGCGTTCGTGCGGCTGAACGGCGGCGCCACGCTGCTGCTCGAGACGAGCTGGGCGTCGTACATCCAGACCGATCAGATCTCCGTCACCCTCTACGGCTCCGAGGGCGGCGCGGTCCTGGGCAACAGCCCCGATGGACCATACGAGCAGGCGCTGACCGTCTTCACCGACGTCAAGGGCCAGCCGGCCGAGATCACCCCGCTGCTGCTGCCCGGCGGCGGCCACGGCGAGGCGGTCGACGACTTCCTCGCGAAGGTGCAGAGCCGCGCGTGGGCGTCGTACCGCGGAGCCGAGTACGTCACCCGCGCGGCAGTCGTCGACGCCGCGTACGAGTCGGCCGCCCGCCGGCGGGAGGTCGTGCTGCGCCCGGGCGGCTAG
- a CDS encoding helix-turn-helix domain-containing protein — protein sequence MAELPDVRFLTVAEVADIMRVSKMTVYRLVHAGELPAVRFGRSYRVPESAVTEALRRPIADVG from the coding sequence ATGGCCGAGCTGCCCGATGTGCGGTTTCTCACCGTCGCCGAAGTCGCCGACATCATGCGCGTTTCCAAGATGACGGTATACCGGCTCGTCCACGCCGGCGAGCTGCCCGCGGTCCGCTTCGGCCGCAGCTATCGTGTGCCCGAATCGGCCGTCACCGAGGCCCTGCGGCGACCGATCGCCGACGTCGGCTGA
- a CDS encoding 30S ribosomal protein bS22 gives MGSVIKKRRKRMAKKKHRKLLRKTRHQRRNKK, from the coding sequence GTGGGTTCAGTCATCAAGAAGCGCCGCAAGCGCATGGCGAAGAAGAAGCACCGCAAGCTGCTTCGCAAGACCCGCCACCAGCGCCGCAACAAGAAGTAG
- a CDS encoding rhodanese-like domain-containing protein codes for MKSISVQELRSREGVPLIDVREPDEYAAGHVPGAVNIPMSSIGTRLDELPDGAFDVICQVGGRSGRVVEALEPRGYDATNVDGGTGGWIAAGFPIEK; via the coding sequence ATGAAGTCGATCAGCGTCCAGGAACTGCGCAGCCGCGAGGGCGTGCCCCTCATCGATGTCCGCGAACCGGATGAGTACGCTGCGGGCCACGTCCCCGGCGCGGTCAACATCCCGATGTCCTCGATCGGCACGCGTCTGGACGAGCTCCCGGACGGGGCGTTCGACGTGATCTGCCAGGTCGGCGGACGCTCGGGCCGCGTGGTGGAGGCACTGGAGCCGCGGGGCTACGACGCCACGAACGTCGACGGCGGGACAGGCGGCTGGATCGCCGCAGGCTTCCCGATCGAGAAGTGA
- a CDS encoding glutaredoxin family protein, translating to MTTLTLISKPDCHLCDVARDVVEVVIADLPEGRVEVQELSILDDQALYELWWEKIPVVLLDGQLHAHWRVSPDRLRAALS from the coding sequence ATGACCACCCTCACACTGATCAGCAAGCCGGACTGCCACCTGTGCGACGTCGCGCGCGACGTCGTCGAGGTGGTGATCGCGGATCTGCCCGAGGGCCGGGTGGAGGTGCAGGAGCTGTCGATCCTCGACGATCAGGCTCTGTACGAACTGTGGTGGGAGAAGATCCCCGTGGTGCTCCTGGACGGACAGCTCCACGCCCACTGGCGGGTCTCGCCCGACCGGTTGCGCGCCGCACTGTCGTAG
- the aspS gene encoding aspartate--tRNA(Asn) ligase — protein MSTRVLVQQLQSLPDGPVSVSGWVETVRDQKKVQFVILRDETGAVQLVNPATRPIDPATASGAGEEQDAAALALTETISGLSTGTFLTVTGELKHDERVKLGGVEVKVGGLEIAAAALAETPIAADSGLDKRMDWRFLDLRQRRNNLIFRVSTTLEHAMRTWWIERDFIEIHSPKLMASASESSAELFEVPYFEDKTAYLAQSPQFFKQMAQSAGFGKIFEIGDVYRADPSFTSRHATEFTSVDAEISWIDSYDDVARMQEELLAFAIGAVADKHGAEIEELFGVTVVAPTVPFPRIPLAEAHEIVTARGYDIPRTDGDLDPEGERQISAHVKEAFGHDFVFITDYPHEIRAFYHMRDAETGLTKSYDLLYNGVEITTGAQREHRVDILIEQAAQKGLDPEHLEFYFDFFRYGVPPHGGFGMGLARVLMLMLGESSIREVTFLFRGPTRLAP, from the coding sequence GTGAGTACACGCGTTCTGGTCCAGCAGCTGCAGTCCCTCCCCGACGGTCCCGTTTCGGTCTCCGGATGGGTCGAAACCGTCCGCGATCAGAAGAAGGTGCAGTTCGTCATCCTCCGCGATGAGACCGGCGCCGTGCAGCTCGTGAACCCGGCGACGCGTCCGATCGATCCTGCGACGGCCTCGGGTGCCGGAGAAGAGCAGGATGCCGCAGCGCTCGCGCTCACCGAGACGATCTCCGGTCTCTCGACGGGGACGTTCCTGACCGTGACCGGCGAGCTCAAGCACGACGAGCGCGTCAAGCTCGGCGGCGTCGAGGTCAAGGTCGGCGGGCTCGAGATCGCCGCGGCCGCCCTCGCCGAGACTCCGATCGCGGCGGACAGCGGTCTGGACAAGCGCATGGACTGGCGCTTCCTCGACCTGCGTCAGCGCCGGAACAACCTGATCTTCCGCGTCTCGACGACGCTCGAGCACGCGATGCGCACCTGGTGGATCGAGCGCGACTTCATCGAGATCCACTCCCCCAAGCTGATGGCCTCGGCATCCGAGTCCAGCGCCGAGCTTTTCGAGGTGCCCTACTTCGAGGACAAGACCGCCTACCTCGCCCAGAGCCCGCAGTTCTTCAAGCAGATGGCGCAGTCCGCCGGCTTCGGCAAGATCTTCGAGATCGGCGACGTCTACCGGGCCGACCCCAGCTTCACGAGCCGGCACGCGACCGAGTTCACCAGCGTCGACGCGGAGATCAGCTGGATCGACTCCTACGACGACGTCGCGCGGATGCAGGAGGAGCTGCTCGCCTTCGCGATCGGCGCCGTCGCCGACAAGCACGGTGCGGAGATCGAGGAGCTGTTCGGCGTGACCGTCGTCGCGCCGACCGTGCCGTTCCCGCGGATTCCCCTCGCCGAGGCACACGAGATCGTCACCGCGCGCGGCTACGACATCCCGCGCACGGACGGCGACCTCGACCCCGAGGGCGAACGTCAGATCTCTGCGCACGTCAAAGAGGCGTTCGGACACGACTTCGTCTTCATCACCGACTACCCGCACGAGATCCGCGCGTTCTATCACATGCGCGATGCCGAGACCGGGCTCACCAAGAGTTACGACCTCCTCTACAACGGCGTCGAGATCACCACCGGCGCGCAGCGCGAGCACCGCGTCGACATCCTGATCGAGCAGGCTGCGCAGAAGGGGCTCGACCCCGAGCACCTCGAGTTCTACTTCGACTTCTTCCGCTACGGCGTCCCGCCCCACGGCGGCTTCGGGATGGGCCTGGCGCGCGTCCTCATGCTGATGCTCGGCGAGTCCTCCATCCGCGAGGTCACGTTCCTCTTCCGGGGCCCGACGCGCCTCGCCCCCTAG